One Brassica oleracea var. oleracea cultivar TO1000 chromosome C7, BOL, whole genome shotgun sequence genomic window carries:
- the LOC106305016 gene encoding reticuline oxidase-like protein isoform X1, whose amino-acid sequence MKSLTIHTLIITVFFSTIPTSFASPPRLEDVFSQCTTDFKPSNPNFPIQNFTYTQQDPSFLTILNNYVRNLRYFNNTTRKPVAIIAAADVTHIQATITCAKRLSLQLRIRSGGHDYDGMSYLSTVEFVVLDMFNLRSIEFDPKLDTAWVQSGATLGEIYYGVANKSNDLRGFPAGVCPGLGAGGHFSGGGYGNMMRKYGLSIDNIIDAKIVDAKGRVLDRSSMGEDLFWALRGGGAASFCVVLAWKIKLIPVPGKVTVFNVETVGNRGGVNTTELVLKWQEIADKIDNNLFIRLTLSTSNKTVKASFMGMFLGDSTKLLETMNTDFPALGLNKTECLEMKWIESVLFWLSIPPGTAPTSVMLNRIPQKQIYLKRKSDYVQKPISRTGLDAIFKVLLENENVTMAWNPYGGRMSEIPSTETAFPYRAGNMFKIQYAANWLVQGEAVANECLSQTERVFEAMSPYVSKNPREAFLNYRDVDIGTSLNSTYEEGKVYGVKYFKNNFERLVKVKSRVDPDNFFRYEQSIPVLSSH is encoded by the exons ATGAAATCTCTAACAATCCACACCCTAATCATCACTGTTTTCTTCTCTACAATCCCAACATCATTTGCATCACCACCAAGACTCGAAGACGTTTTCTCACAGTGCACCACAGATTTTAAACCCTCAAATCCAAATTTCCCAATACAAAACTTCACATACACTCAACAAGACCCTAGTTTCCTCACAATCCTCAACAACTACGTCCGTAACCTCCGTTACTTCAACAACACGACACGTAAACCCGTCGCGATCATAGCAGCCGCCGACGTAACTCACATCCAGGCCACGATCACCTGCGCCAAAAGACTCAGCCTCCAGCTCCGTATCCGAAGTGGAGGCCACGACTATGATGGGATGTCGTATTTATCAACAGTCGAGTTCGTCGTCCTAGACATGTTCAACCTCCGTTCTATCGAGTTTGATCCTAAACTCGACACCGCGTGGGTCCAATCCGGTGCTACACTTGGAGAGATCTACTACGGAGTTGCCAACAAAAGCAACGATCTCCGTGGATTTCCTGCCGGAGTATGCCCCGGTTTAGGCGCTGGTGGACATTTTAGCGGTGGCGGTTACGGAAACATGATGAGAAAGTACGGTTTATCGATCGATAACATTATAGACGCAAAGATCGTTGATGCTAAGGGTAGAGTGTTGGACCGTAGCTCGATGGGAGAAGATCTTTTTTGGGCCTTACGTGGCGGTGGGGCCGCTAGTTTCTGTGTTGTCTTAGCCTGGAAGATCAAGCTTATTCCGGTTCCAGGAAAGGTCACAGTCTTTAACGTGGAAACTGTCGGAAACAGAGGAGGCGTGAACACCACGGAACTTGTATTGAAATGGCAAGAGATCGCAGACAAGATCGACAACAATCTGTTCATAAGGTTAACTTTAAGCACAAGCAACAAAACTGTGAAGGCTTCATTCATGGGAATGTTCCTCGGAGATTCGACAAAGCTTCTAGAAACCATGAACACGGATTTCCCGGCGCTTGGTCTGAACAAAACAGAGTGTCTAGAAATGAAATGGATCGAATCGGTTCTGTTCTGGCTAAGTATCCCACCCGGTACAGCACCGACATCGGTTATGCTAAACCGTATCCCGCAAAAGCAAATCTACCTCAAGAGAAAATCCGATTACG TCCAAAAACCGATATCAAGAACCGGTTTGGATGCGATATTCAAGGTTCTGTTAGAGAACGAGAACGTGACAATGGCTTGGAACCCGTACGGAGGGAGGATGAGTGAGATTCCATCGACGGAAACAGCGTTCCCGTACCGAGCAGGGAACATGTTCAAGATTCAGTACGCAGCGAACTGGTTGGTGCAAGGGGAAGCAGTGGCTAACGAATGCTTGAGCCAGACGGAAAGAGTGTTCGAGGCAATGAGCCCTTACGTGTCAAAGAATCCACGAGAGGCGTTTTTGAACTATAGGGACGTTGACATTGGAACGAGCTTGAACTCGACGTACGAGGAAGGTAAAGTGTATGGGGTGAAGTATTTTAAGAACAACTTCGAGAGATTGGTTAAGGTCAAGAGCAGAGTTGATCCCGATAACTTTTTCCGGTACGAGCAGAGCATTCCTGTGCTCTCTAGTCACTAG
- the LOC106301234 gene encoding serine carboxypeptidase-like 15 has product MDFWILKLLLPQLLLVLIQHADAISIIKYLPGFEGPLPFQLETGYIGVGEAEEDQMFYYFIKSERNPEEDPLLVWLTGGPGCSSFSGLVYENGPLAFKVEAYNGSIPTLVSTTYSWTKVANIIYLDQPVGTGFSYSRNPLADIPSDTGSAKRVDEFLRKWLDKHPEYFSNPFYVTGNSYSGKVIPAIVQEISNGNYICCKPQINLQGYVLGNPVTNVDIDNNTRIPFAHGMALISDELYESMKKRCGGNYFNVDPQNTECLELVKDYKKSVSRIYEELILQSNCDKTSPDCYTYWYSLSEYWANNESVRRALRVVKGTTGEWDRCNWNVQCNQDIQSSIPYHMNNSIKGYRSLILSGDHDMTIPFVGTQDWIRSLNFSIVEKWRPWMVNDQVAGYTKTYANKMTFATVKGGGHTLEYKPVESSILFERWISGQPL; this is encoded by the exons ATGGATTTTTGGATACTGAAGTTGCTGCTGCCACAACTTCTGCTTGTGCTCATTCAACATGCTGATGCAATCTCTATCATCAAATATCTTCCTGGCTTTGAAGGCCCTCTTCCTTTCCAGCTTGAAACTGG GTACATTGGTGTTGGTGAGGCAGAGGAAGATCAAATGTTCTACTACTTCATCAAATCTGAGAGGAACCCTGAAGAAGACCCCCTTCTTGTCTGGTTAACTGGAGGACCTGGCTGCTCTTCTTTCTCTGGCCTTGTTTATGAGAATG GGCCTCTTGCTTTCAAGGTTGAGGCCTACAATGGAAGTATCCCCACTTTGGTGTCTACTACATATTCATGGACTAAG GTGGCGAATATAATTTATCTGGACCAGCCTGTTGGCACTGGCT TCTCCTACTCAAGAAATCCCCTTGCTGATATACCAAGTGACACAGGATCAGCTAAGCGGGTCGATGAGTTTCTTCGTAAG TGGCTAGACAAGCATCCTGAATATTTCTCAAATCCTTTCTATGTCACCGGGAACTCTTATTCCGGTAAGGTGATTCCGGCCATTGTTCAAGAAATCTCAAATG GAAATTATATATGCTGCAAACCTCAAATAAATCTTCAG GGGTATGTGCTCGGAAACCCGGTAACAAATGTTGATATTGATAATAACACTCGCATTCCATTTGCTCACGGAATGGCACTCATCTCTGATGAACTCTATGAG TCAATGAAGAAAAGATGTGGAGGAAATTATTTTAACGTCGATCCTCAAAACACAGAATGCTTGGAACTCGTTAAAGACTACAAAAAG TCTGTTTCTAGAATATATGAAGAACTTATCCTACAATCAAACTGTGACAAAACGTCTCCTGATTGCTAT ACTTATTGGTATTCACTATCTGAATACTGGGCTAATAACGAGAGCGTACGTAGAGCACTTAGAGTGGTGAAG GGGACTACAGGGGAATGGGATCGATGTAACTGGAACGTGCAGTGTAATCAAGACATTCAAAGCAGCATACCATACCATATGAATAACAGTATCAAAGGCTATCGATCTCTCATCCTCAG TGGTGATCACGATATGACAATCCCTTTTGTTGGAACTCAAGACTGGATAAGGTCTCTAAACTTTTCCATTGTTGAGAAATGGAGGCCATGGATGGTAAATGATCAAGTCGCAGG ATATACCAAGACTTATGCTAATAAGATGACATTTGCCACTGTAAAA GGAGGTGGGCACACACTAGAGTATAAACCAGTGGAGAGCTCAATCTTGTTCGAGAGGTGGATAAGTGGCCAACCTCTTTAA
- the LOC106305016 gene encoding reticuline oxidase-like protein isoform X2, translating to MKSLTIHTLIITVFFSTIPTSFASPPRLEDVFSQCTTDFKPSNPNFPIQNFTYTQQDPSFLTILNNYVRNLRYFNNTTRKPVAIIAAADVTHIQATITCAKRLSLQLRIRSGGHDYDGMSYLSTVEFVVLDMFNLRSIEFDPKLDTAWVQSGATLGEIYYGVANKSNDLRGFPAGVCPGLGAGGHFSGGGYGNMMRKYGLSIDNIIDAKIVDAKGRVLDRSSMGEDLFWALRGGGAASFCVVLAWKIKLIPVPGKVTVFNVETVGNRGGVNTTELVLKWQEIADKIDNNLFIRLTLSTSNKTVKASFMGMFLGDSTKLLETMNTDFPALGLNKTECLEMKWIESVLFWLSIPPGTAPTSVMLNRIPQKQIYLKRKSDYVQMLISRTGLDAIFKVLLENENVTMAWNPYGGRMSEIPSTETAFPYRAGNMFKIQYAANWLVQGEAVANECLSQTERVFEAMSPYVSKNPREAFLNYRDVDIGTSLNSTYEEGKVYGVKYFKNNFERLVKVKSRVDPDNFFRYEQSIPVLSSH from the exons ATGAAATCTCTAACAATCCACACCCTAATCATCACTGTTTTCTTCTCTACAATCCCAACATCATTTGCATCACCACCAAGACTCGAAGACGTTTTCTCACAGTGCACCACAGATTTTAAACCCTCAAATCCAAATTTCCCAATACAAAACTTCACATACACTCAACAAGACCCTAGTTTCCTCACAATCCTCAACAACTACGTCCGTAACCTCCGTTACTTCAACAACACGACACGTAAACCCGTCGCGATCATAGCAGCCGCCGACGTAACTCACATCCAGGCCACGATCACCTGCGCCAAAAGACTCAGCCTCCAGCTCCGTATCCGAAGTGGAGGCCACGACTATGATGGGATGTCGTATTTATCAACAGTCGAGTTCGTCGTCCTAGACATGTTCAACCTCCGTTCTATCGAGTTTGATCCTAAACTCGACACCGCGTGGGTCCAATCCGGTGCTACACTTGGAGAGATCTACTACGGAGTTGCCAACAAAAGCAACGATCTCCGTGGATTTCCTGCCGGAGTATGCCCCGGTTTAGGCGCTGGTGGACATTTTAGCGGTGGCGGTTACGGAAACATGATGAGAAAGTACGGTTTATCGATCGATAACATTATAGACGCAAAGATCGTTGATGCTAAGGGTAGAGTGTTGGACCGTAGCTCGATGGGAGAAGATCTTTTTTGGGCCTTACGTGGCGGTGGGGCCGCTAGTTTCTGTGTTGTCTTAGCCTGGAAGATCAAGCTTATTCCGGTTCCAGGAAAGGTCACAGTCTTTAACGTGGAAACTGTCGGAAACAGAGGAGGCGTGAACACCACGGAACTTGTATTGAAATGGCAAGAGATCGCAGACAAGATCGACAACAATCTGTTCATAAGGTTAACTTTAAGCACAAGCAACAAAACTGTGAAGGCTTCATTCATGGGAATGTTCCTCGGAGATTCGACAAAGCTTCTAGAAACCATGAACACGGATTTCCCGGCGCTTGGTCTGAACAAAACAGAGTGTCTAGAAATGAAATGGATCGAATCGGTTCTGTTCTGGCTAAGTATCCCACCCGGTACAGCACCGACATCGGTTATGCTAAACCGTATCCCGCAAAAGCAAATCTACCTCAAGAGAAAATCCGATTACGTCCAAATGTT GATATCAAGAACCGGTTTGGATGCGATATTCAAGGTTCTGTTAGAGAACGAGAACGTGACAATGGCTTGGAACCCGTACGGAGGGAGGATGAGTGAGATTCCATCGACGGAAACAGCGTTCCCGTACCGAGCAGGGAACATGTTCAAGATTCAGTACGCAGCGAACTGGTTGGTGCAAGGGGAAGCAGTGGCTAACGAATGCTTGAGCCAGACGGAAAGAGTGTTCGAGGCAATGAGCCCTTACGTGTCAAAGAATCCACGAGAGGCGTTTTTGAACTATAGGGACGTTGACATTGGAACGAGCTTGAACTCGACGTACGAGGAAGGTAAAGTGTATGGGGTGAAGTATTTTAAGAACAACTTCGAGAGATTGGTTAAGGTCAAGAGCAGAGTTGATCCCGATAACTTTTTCCGGTACGAGCAGAGCATTCCTGTGCTCTCTAGTCACTAG
- the LOC106303743 gene encoding reticuline oxidase-like protein, protein MEKLLVIALLLILNSVATSQPVTDPVAFLRCLERQPTDPASLNSAVAYIPTNSSFTTVLRNRIPNLRFDKPTTPKPLAIVAAATWTHIQAALGCARELSLQVRIRSGGHDFEGLSYTSTVPFFVLDMFSFRTVDVNLTDGTAWVDAGVTTGELYYRIAEKSNVLGFPAGLCTTLGVGGHFSGGGYGTMMRKYGLSVDNVVGSGIVDSNGNIFTDRVSMGEDRFWAIRGGGAASFGVVLGYKIRLVPVPEKVTVFNVRRTVAEGGVDLIMKWQSFAHSTDRNLFVRLTLTLVNGTKPGEKMALASFIGMYLGGSDKTFNVMNRDFPELKLKRTDCTEMRWIESVVFWAGYPIGTPISVLLNRTVTTKAFHKRKSDYVKRPISRTGLGLILKKLVEVENVRMFFNPYGGRMGEIPSSRTPFPHRAGNLYKIEYLVSWSEAGEDVEKNQLARAREMYKFMSPYVSKNPREAFFNYRDLDIGSSVNSTYEEGKVYGVKYFKDNFERLVDIKTLIDAENFWKNEQGIPVRR, encoded by the coding sequence ATGGAAAAGTTACTAGTTATAGCTCTGTTACTGATCTTAAACTCAGTTGCCACTTCACAACCCGTGACCGATCCGGTGGCTTTCCTCCGATGTCTGGAACGACAGCCGACGGATCCAGCGAGTCTGAACTCTGCCGTAGCCTACATCCCAACAAACTCCTCCTTCACCACCGTACTCCGCAACCGCATACCTAACCTCCGTTTCGACAAACCCACAACCCCAAAACCACTCGCCATAGTCGCAGCCGCCACGTGGACACACATTCAGGCGGCGCTAGGATGCGCCCGCGAACTCTCTCTTCAGGTTAGGATCCGAAGCGGTGGTCACGACTTCGAAGGACTCTCCTACACGTCAACCGTCCCATTCTTCGTCCTCGACATGTTTAGTTTCAGAACAGTCGACGTGAATCTCACCGACGGGACGGCTTGGGTCGATGCCGGCGTTACGACGGGAGAGCTTTACTACCGTATCGCTGAAAAGAGCAACGTTCTTGGATTCCCGGCGGGTTTATGTACAACGTTAGGCGTTGGTGGACATTTTAGCGGAGGAGGATACGGGACGATGATGAGAAAGTACGGATTGTCCGTAGACAACGTTGTCGGCTCCGGGATCGTTGACTCCAACGGGAACATATTCACCGACCGGGTATCAATGGGTGAAGACCGTTTCTGGGCGATACGAGGAGGTGGAGCCGCGAGTTTTGGCGTCGTGCTTGGATACAAGATCCGGCTTGTTCCTGTGCCGGAGAAAGTTACGGTCTTTAACGTCAGAAGAACCGTCGCAGAAGGAGGGGTTGATCTTATTATGAAGTGGCAGAGTTTTGCTCATAGTACAGACCGAAACTTGTTCGTGAGGCTTACGTTGACTTTGGTCAACGGTACAAAGCCTGGTGAAAAGATGGCTTTGGCCTCCTTCATTGGGATGTATCTAGGCGGATCGGATAAGACGTTCAACGTGATGAACCGGGATTTTCCTGAATTAAAGCTCAAGAGAACCGATTGTACCGAAATGAGATGGATCGAATCGGTCGTGTTTTGGGCCGGTTATCCGATCGGTACACCGATTTCTGTACTACTAAACCGGACAGTGACTACTAAAGCCTTTCATAAACGAAAATCGGATTATGTGAAACGTCCAATTTCGAGAACCGGTCTCGGTTTAATACTCAAGAAGTTGGTGGAGGTTGAGAATGTTAGAATGTTTTTCAATCCGTATGGAGGAAGAATGGGTGAGATACCGAGTTCAAGGACACCGTTCCCACATAGAGCAGGCAATTTGTACAAGATCGAGTATCTCGTAAGCTGGTCGGAAGCTGGAGAGGACGTGGAGAAGAATCAGTTGGCACGTGCCAGAGAGATGTATAAATTCATGAGCCCGTACGTGTCAAAAAATCCGAGGGAAGCGTTTTTTAACTACCGAGATCTTGACATAGGGTCGAGTGTGAATTCCACGTACGAGGAAGGTAAAGTCTACGGGGTTAAATATTTCAAAGACAATTTCGAGAGGTTGGTTGATATTAAAACCTTGATCGATGCTGAAAACTTCTGGAAGAACGAACAAGGTATACCGGTTCGAAGGTAA